Proteins from a genomic interval of Anatilimnocola floriformis:
- a CDS encoding type II secretion system F family protein, with translation MSSFEQAQPASRPAHVTAESTQRDVRSSEPRRAIGGGPTWSISTKELIGLCQRVGQSLKAGVEIRRVWQQESTRGNATHRQHIDSIFRHVAAGGTVADAMRACGGFFPRLTCQMVEIGEKTGQLDEVLLKLAKYYEQQEAMKRSFYLGIAWPMLQLGAATIIIAAVIWISGMIGSFMGTGQGVDILGLGLTGGWGAILFLLSVATVVGGVVLAINALLRGWFGGGPLRMAMRLPVLGTCLESFALSRLTWSFALGLESGMDARRVVELALSATQNAHYEQHTAEIVSGISHGQTFHDSFAQSNAFPSDFLFALETAEIAGATSESLLRLAKQYEEKAHEAMRYVTMACTAATFALVALIIIMAIGRLAMFVFQPYRDAMDMINNGV, from the coding sequence ATGAGTTCGTTCGAACAAGCTCAACCTGCTTCACGTCCTGCTCACGTTACCGCGGAGAGCACGCAGCGCGATGTGCGTAGCTCCGAGCCGCGCCGTGCTATCGGCGGCGGGCCGACGTGGTCGATTTCGACGAAGGAACTCATTGGCCTGTGCCAGCGCGTGGGCCAATCGCTGAAGGCGGGCGTCGAGATTCGTCGCGTCTGGCAGCAGGAAAGTACGCGGGGCAACGCCACACATCGGCAGCATATCGACTCCATTTTTCGGCACGTCGCAGCCGGCGGCACGGTGGCCGATGCGATGCGAGCTTGCGGTGGGTTCTTTCCGCGGCTCACTTGCCAGATGGTCGAGATCGGCGAGAAGACCGGCCAACTCGACGAAGTTCTGCTGAAACTGGCGAAGTACTACGAGCAGCAAGAGGCGATGAAGCGGTCGTTTTATCTCGGCATCGCCTGGCCGATGCTGCAGCTCGGCGCCGCTACCATAATTATCGCCGCCGTGATCTGGATCAGTGGGATGATTGGCAGCTTCATGGGAACGGGCCAAGGGGTCGATATTCTCGGCTTGGGTCTGACCGGCGGTTGGGGCGCGATTTTGTTTTTACTTTCGGTCGCGACGGTGGTCGGCGGTGTAGTGCTGGCGATCAACGCACTGTTGCGAGGTTGGTTCGGCGGTGGACCGTTGCGCATGGCGATGCGGTTGCCGGTGCTCGGCACTTGCTTGGAATCGTTCGCGCTCTCGCGCTTGACGTGGTCGTTTGCCCTGGGACTCGAAAGCGGGATGGACGCTCGGCGCGTCGTCGAACTCGCGCTGAGTGCGACGCAGAACGCACACTACGAGCAGCATACGGCGGAGATTGTCAGCGGCATTTCGCACGGGCAAACCTTTCACGATTCGTTTGCGCAGTCGAACGCGTTTCCTTCCGACTTTTTGTTCGCGCTCGAAACGGCTGAGATTGCCGGCGCGACGAGCGAGTCGCTGTTGCGGCTCGCGAAGCAGTATGAAGAGAAAGCCCACGAAGCCATGCGCTACGTGACGATGGCTTGCACGGCAGCGACCTTTGCGCTGGTCGCGCTCATCATCATCATGGCCATCGGACGGTTGGCGATGTTCGTCTTTCAGCCGTACCGTGATGCGATGGATATGATCAACAACGGCGTGTGA
- a CDS encoding pyridoxal phosphate-dependent decarboxylase family protein → MSRYQELLEQLRQAFPTPVSNPVHDGYVVFSLLKALDRVDALKSQAPILGTPRPAAYDVAATEKLASGARPLEEVISELVHCLDGQLIFGHPRSQVNVVATPSIASIVGVVLPSMYNPNLCSDEANLGCSEAEVRVAAMIADLVGFDPQRAGGLFTFGGTGTLLYGVKIGLEKAVPDVFEQGLKQPAIILCSRQSHYACATAAGWLGLGQQSVRKVAARDDNGIDLVALEQACRTAHAAGERIAAIVATMGTTDAFGVDDLAGVHALRERLVAELKLDYRPHIHADAVIGWAWSVFNGYDFAANPLGFRGRTLRALAGTQNAMQHLHLADSIGIDFHKTGFAPYISSLFMLRDREDFSQIVRQRSTTPYLFHTGEYHPGLFSLETSRSATGVLAALANLLLLGREGFQTLIGHAVEMAELLREQIGARPELSVMNDQNHGPVTLFRAYPQGTDTFAVKHREQHDPSFREQLKKNNDLNRRIFERVHAEAMAGRGVALGYTDHCRTADCGEPISALKSYVLSPFADEGRMSSVITHVLAARREVM, encoded by the coding sequence ATGTCGCGCTACCAAGAGCTCCTCGAGCAACTGCGGCAAGCCTTTCCCACGCCGGTTTCGAATCCGGTGCACGACGGCTATGTCGTTTTCTCCCTTCTCAAAGCCCTCGACCGAGTCGACGCGCTGAAGAGCCAGGCCCCAATTCTCGGCACACCCCGCCCGGCCGCTTATGACGTGGCGGCGACCGAAAAGCTTGCCTCGGGCGCTCGGCCGCTGGAAGAAGTCATCAGCGAACTAGTCCACTGTCTCGACGGCCAGTTGATCTTCGGCCATCCTCGCAGCCAGGTAAATGTTGTCGCGACTCCCTCGATCGCGAGCATTGTCGGCGTCGTTCTGCCGTCGATGTACAACCCCAACCTGTGCAGCGACGAAGCCAATCTCGGTTGCTCCGAAGCCGAGGTTCGCGTGGCCGCGATGATCGCCGATCTGGTCGGCTTTGACCCGCAGCGGGCCGGCGGTCTGTTCACCTTCGGCGGCACCGGCACGCTGCTGTACGGCGTGAAGATCGGCCTTGAAAAAGCCGTGCCCGATGTTTTCGAACAAGGGCTGAAGCAACCCGCCATCATTCTCTGCTCGCGGCAGAGTCACTACGCCTGCGCGACAGCCGCGGGCTGGCTCGGCCTTGGTCAGCAGAGCGTGCGCAAAGTGGCCGCGCGCGACGACAACGGCATCGATCTGGTTGCCTTGGAACAAGCCTGCCGAACTGCCCATGCTGCCGGCGAACGAATCGCCGCCATCGTCGCCACGATGGGAACCACCGATGCCTTCGGCGTTGACGATCTTGCCGGAGTACATGCGCTGCGCGAACGACTCGTCGCTGAACTCAAGCTCGACTATCGTCCGCACATTCACGCCGACGCCGTGATCGGCTGGGCCTGGTCGGTTTTCAACGGTTACGATTTCGCGGCCAATCCGCTCGGCTTTCGCGGCCGCACGCTGCGGGCGCTCGCTGGCACGCAGAACGCAATGCAGCACTTGCACCTGGCCGATTCCATCGGCATTGATTTTCACAAAACAGGTTTCGCGCCGTACATCTCGTCGCTGTTCATGTTGCGCGATCGCGAAGACTTCAGTCAAATCGTGCGGCAGCGTTCGACCACGCCATACCTCTTTCACACCGGCGAATATCATCCGGGACTCTTCTCGCTCGAAACGTCACGCAGCGCAACCGGTGTGCTCGCTGCTCTCGCCAATCTGCTGCTGCTCGGTCGCGAGGGATTTCAAACGCTGATCGGCCATGCGGTAGAGATGGCCGAATTGCTGCGCGAGCAGATCGGCGCTCGCCCCGAACTGTCGGTGATGAACGATCAGAACCACGGCCCGGTCACGCTCTTCCGGGCTTATCCACAAGGGACCGATACCTTCGCCGTGAAGCACCGCGAACAGCACGATCCATCATTCCGCGAGCAGTTGAAAAAGAACAACGACCTCAACCGCCGCATCTTCGAACGCGTCCACGCCGAAGCCATGGCTGGCCGCGGCGTCGCCCTCGGCTATACCGACCACTGCCGCACGGCGGACTGCGGCGAACCGATCTCTGCGCTCAAATCCTACGTCCTCTCTCCCTTCGCCGATGAAGGCCGGATGAGCTCGGTCATCACGCACGTGCTCGCAGCACGGCGGGAAGTGATGTAA
- a CDS encoding redoxin family protein, with amino-acid sequence MLASRRWLAFGSLLLICLLTGPAFAGKYNKALSVGDAAPEFKGLEDADGKTYSLADYKDKDVVVVVFSCNTCPTAVDYEDRIIALTTKFADKAAVVMINSNKVEGDLLPQLGEKAKAKKFNFPFVHDDDAQSTAKAYGATFTPEFFVLNKERKVVYMGAFDDKTKAGEVTAHYVADGIAAALAGKEPAVTETVARGCTVRYVRQRTKNSK; translated from the coding sequence ATGCTCGCCTCGCGCCGTTGGCTTGCCTTTGGTTCGTTGCTCTTGATCTGCCTGTTGACCGGCCCTGCCTTCGCCGGCAAGTACAACAAGGCGCTCAGCGTCGGCGATGCGGCGCCGGAGTTTAAAGGTCTCGAAGATGCCGACGGCAAGACCTACTCGCTCGCCGATTACAAAGACAAGGACGTTGTCGTGGTCGTTTTCTCCTGCAACACGTGTCCGACGGCCGTCGACTATGAGGATCGAATTATCGCGCTGACGACGAAGTTTGCGGACAAAGCAGCCGTCGTGATGATTAACTCCAACAAGGTCGAGGGAGACCTGTTGCCGCAACTCGGCGAAAAAGCGAAGGCCAAGAAGTTCAACTTCCCGTTCGTGCACGATGACGATGCCCAATCGACCGCGAAGGCTTACGGCGCGACGTTCACGCCGGAGTTTTTTGTGCTGAACAAAGAGCGGAAGGTCGTCTACATGGGTGCCTTCGATGACAAGACGAAAGCGGGAGAAGTAACTGCGCACTACGTCGCCGACGGAATCGCCGCGGCGCTCGCAGGCAAAGAGCCAGCGGTGACCGAAACCGTCGCTCGCGGCTGCACGGTCCGTTACGTGCGTCAACGCACCAAAAATAGTAAGTAG
- a CDS encoding EF-hand domain-containing protein produces the protein MKIAFGFVLVCGMLVSVAGAQNPQPNPQLPNLPANPQPGQVPNGQFGQPVNNGQAAAAQAAARAEIMRRFDRDGDGRLNAQEQIAATRAMQEHGIRTPGQPNMVGRGNGGTQTGPGSAAPPPPAPPAAPKLSKREELLLKRFDRDGDGKLSEEEKTAARAEFGQKGKAETKK, from the coding sequence ATGAAGATTGCCTTTGGTTTCGTTCTGGTTTGCGGCATGTTGGTCTCGGTGGCTGGCGCGCAGAATCCACAACCCAATCCGCAGCTGCCGAACTTGCCCGCCAATCCGCAGCCCGGCCAGGTGCCGAATGGTCAATTCGGCCAGCCCGTGAACAACGGTCAGGCCGCAGCTGCCCAAGCGGCCGCCCGTGCTGAAATTATGCGACGCTTTGATCGCGATGGCGACGGCCGGCTGAATGCTCAAGAACAAATCGCCGCAACTCGCGCGATGCAAGAGCACGGCATCCGCACTCCTGGCCAACCAAACATGGTCGGCCGCGGCAACGGCGGTACACAAACCGGTCCGGGCTCTGCCGCACCGCCACCGCCGGCCCCGCCCGCTGCTCCAAAACTGAGCAAGCGCGAAGAACTGCTCCTCAAGCGGTTCGATCGCGATGGCGACGGCAAATTGAGCGAAGAAGAAAAGACTGCCGCCCGCGCCGAGTTCGGCCAAAAGGGCAAAGCCGAAACAAAGAAATAA
- a CDS encoding PVC-type heme-binding CxxCH protein codes for MNLRHLYAGLAIHLAFIAAAIAQRDLKNIPDPDPEEERKTFVVPEGFEVSLYAADPLLAKPIQMNFDAQGRLWIASSEVYPQIKPGQKAVDKILVIEDKDKNGVAETTTVFADGLLIPTGVIPDDRGGCYVANSTELVHFADTDGDLKQDKRTVILTGFGTEDTHHLLHTLRWGVDGCLYMNQSIYIHSHIETPYGVKRLNGGGIWRFRPETLELEVLAYGFVNAWGHHQDRWGQSFATDGAYGEGINYVFPGSVFVSAPNAKRIMTGLNPGQPKECGLEIIGGRHLPPEWDGSMITNDFRAHRVCRFTVTEDGSGYASKQEMDLIKTPHVAFRPIDVKMGPDGCVYVADWYNPIIQHGEVDFRDERRDHTHGRIWRVKAKGRQLLRTETAADTSTEKLLDQLRTPEEWVRQHAKNMLKNRHWSGTSVAEALAKWVAAIPATATNRDALRLESLWVYESIDKVEPKLLGELLQSSDHRVRAAAVRTAVHWQKKLPAGELLQIASQACSDENPRVRLEGIRAAAEVPDSRAAEAALGALNRPMDRFLDFALWTTMRDLSEVWLPALKEGNFNVGDVNQLTFALKAADSPEVVAPLLTLIKQGKIPADRVEGVLTLVASMGGPKELGAVFELIVAGDGSLADAKKAALLDALRDTTRLRKIQPAGDLARVISLLQSPDEKLRAAALRAAGQWKLAAATAAIAAHAEADNQPAAVRQAAIEALALAGNSNQQLLAALAGKGRPLADRQQAIAALASLDVKATADSAVVLLAEAPAGLDPVAALQPLLARKEGTAALTTALAEQKISADVAKLVIRAAQSAPQPSLELIASVQKAGGLDAAGWKLTPAFSAELVTLAREQGNAQRGEAIYRSAQLQCLKCHAIAGAGGVVGPDLVSIGASAQPDYILESLITPAAKVKEGYHAKLVLEASGQVYTGLVVRDSKDELVLRTAEDKLITLAKSDIEGIKDSRSLMPDGAVDSLTKTELTDLVRFLSELGKVGGEFTVGQQRVVRRWQVLENSPAAQQKLSRTLDAAASDDAAFTWQSAYSRVAGELPLDNLPILKTEAKIARPTLLRAQLEVSTAGKVAWQLEDAKGVQVWVDGKSQAIADGKFALDLKTGLHTITLAVDRDTHQSPVKLSLVEGAASTAKVQLVGGK; via the coding sequence ATGAATCTCCGCCATCTTTACGCCGGCCTGGCCATCCATCTCGCTTTCATCGCCGCTGCAATTGCGCAGCGTGACTTGAAAAACATTCCCGATCCCGATCCGGAAGAAGAGCGTAAGACTTTCGTTGTGCCGGAAGGTTTTGAAGTCAGCCTGTACGCTGCCGATCCGTTGCTGGCCAAGCCGATTCAGATGAACTTCGACGCGCAGGGCCGGTTATGGATCGCCTCGAGCGAGGTCTATCCGCAGATCAAGCCCGGCCAAAAAGCCGTCGATAAGATTCTGGTCATCGAAGACAAGGATAAGAACGGCGTCGCCGAAACGACGACTGTTTTCGCCGATGGCTTGCTGATTCCAACGGGTGTGATTCCCGACGATCGTGGCGGTTGCTACGTCGCCAACAGTACCGAGTTGGTGCATTTTGCCGATACCGACGGCGATTTGAAGCAGGACAAACGCACCGTCATTCTCACCGGCTTCGGCACCGAAGACACGCATCATCTGCTGCACACGCTGCGGTGGGGCGTCGACGGTTGCCTCTACATGAATCAGTCGATTTATATCCACTCGCACATTGAAACGCCGTATGGCGTGAAGCGACTCAACGGCGGCGGCATCTGGCGGTTTCGACCCGAAACGCTCGAGCTCGAGGTGCTGGCCTACGGCTTCGTGAACGCCTGGGGCCATCATCAAGATCGCTGGGGTCAGTCCTTCGCCACTGACGGCGCTTACGGCGAAGGGATCAACTACGTCTTCCCCGGCTCGGTATTTGTTTCGGCTCCGAACGCGAAGCGGATCATGACCGGTTTGAATCCCGGTCAGCCGAAGGAGTGCGGCCTCGAGATCATCGGCGGTCGTCATCTGCCGCCAGAGTGGGACGGCTCGATGATCACGAACGACTTTCGTGCCCATCGCGTCTGCCGTTTCACCGTCACCGAGGACGGCAGCGGTTATGCATCGAAGCAAGAAATGGACTTGATCAAAACGCCGCACGTCGCGTTCAGGCCCATTGATGTGAAGATGGGCCCCGACGGCTGCGTTTACGTCGCCGATTGGTACAACCCAATCATTCAGCACGGCGAAGTCGACTTTCGCGATGAGCGCCGCGATCACACGCATGGCCGCATTTGGCGCGTGAAAGCGAAAGGTCGGCAGCTACTCCGAACCGAAACCGCGGCCGATACTTCGACCGAAAAACTGCTTGATCAACTCCGCACGCCGGAGGAATGGGTTCGCCAGCATGCCAAGAACATGCTGAAGAACCGCCATTGGTCCGGTACGAGTGTCGCGGAAGCACTCGCAAAATGGGTCGCAGCGATTCCAGCCACCGCGACCAACCGCGACGCCCTGCGGCTCGAATCGCTCTGGGTTTATGAATCGATCGATAAGGTGGAGCCCAAGCTGCTCGGTGAGTTGCTGCAATCGAGCGATCATCGCGTGCGGGCAGCTGCCGTACGGACCGCCGTTCATTGGCAGAAGAAACTTCCTGCCGGTGAACTGCTGCAGATCGCGTCGCAGGCCTGCAGTGATGAAAATCCGCGAGTTCGCCTCGAAGGCATCCGCGCTGCCGCCGAAGTGCCTGACTCGCGCGCTGCCGAAGCGGCGCTAGGTGCGCTCAATCGACCAATGGATCGCTTTCTCGACTTTGCACTGTGGACGACGATGCGCGATCTGAGCGAAGTCTGGTTACCGGCGCTTAAGGAAGGAAATTTCAACGTCGGCGATGTCAACCAGCTCACGTTCGCGTTGAAGGCAGCTGATTCGCCGGAAGTCGTCGCGCCTCTGTTGACGTTGATCAAACAAGGCAAGATTCCTGCCGATCGCGTCGAAGGCGTGCTCACGCTTGTGGCTAGCATGGGTGGGCCGAAAGAGCTTGGTGCGGTGTTTGAACTGATTGTCGCGGGCGACGGTTCCCTTGCCGATGCCAAGAAGGCCGCACTGCTCGATGCCCTGCGCGATACGACGCGGCTACGCAAGATTCAGCCTGCCGGTGATCTTGCTCGCGTGATTTCGTTGCTGCAATCGCCAGACGAAAAATTGCGCGCCGCAGCCCTGCGAGCAGCCGGTCAGTGGAAGCTCGCCGCAGCTACAGCAGCCATCGCTGCTCATGCCGAAGCCGACAATCAACCCGCGGCTGTTCGCCAGGCAGCCATCGAAGCACTTGCGCTTGCTGGCAATTCGAATCAGCAACTCCTCGCTGCCCTGGCTGGCAAGGGGCGTCCGCTGGCCGATCGTCAGCAGGCGATTGCCGCACTCGCGTCGCTCGACGTGAAGGCCACGGCGGACAGCGCGGTCGTGCTTTTGGCAGAAGCGCCGGCCGGCCTCGATCCAGTTGCCGCGTTGCAACCTTTGCTCGCTCGCAAGGAGGGAACGGCTGCGCTCACGACAGCGCTCGCCGAGCAAAAAATCTCCGCCGATGTTGCCAAGCTCGTCATTCGCGCAGCGCAAAGTGCTCCGCAGCCATCGCTGGAACTAATTGCCAGCGTGCAAAAGGCCGGCGGCCTCGATGCGGCTGGCTGGAAACTCACGCCGGCGTTTTCTGCCGAGCTCGTGACGCTTGCCCGTGAACAAGGGAACGCGCAGCGCGGAGAAGCCATCTATCGTTCGGCGCAGCTGCAATGCCTCAAGTGCCACGCCATCGCTGGCGCTGGCGGCGTTGTCGGTCCAGATCTGGTGAGCATCGGCGCGAGTGCTCAGCCCGACTACATTCTCGAGTCGCTGATTACGCCGGCCGCTAAGGTGAAGGAAGGCTATCACGCGAAACTGGTGCTCGAAGCGAGCGGCCAGGTTTACACCGGCCTTGTCGTCCGCGACAGCAAGGATGAACTGGTGCTGCGAACGGCAGAAGACAAGCTGATCACGCTCGCCAAGAGCGACATCGAAGGAATCAAGGACAGCCGATCGCTCATGCCCGATGGCGCGGTCGACTCGCTCACCAAGACCGAGCTCACCGATCTGGTCCGCTTCCTTTCCGAGCTTGGCAAGGTCGGCGGAGAGTTCACCGTCGGTCAGCAGCGCGTCGTGCGCCGCTGGCAGGTGCTGGAAAATTCCCCAGCTGCTCAGCAAAAGCTGAGTCGCACGCTCGACGCCGCGGCCAGCGACGATGCGGCGTTCACCTGGCAGAGCGCTTACAGTCGAGTCGCCGGCGAGTTGCCGCTCGATAACCTGCCGATTCTCAAAACCGAGGCAAAGATCGCCCGGCCGACGTTACTGCGGGCCCAGCTGGAAGTGAGCACCGCGGGCAAAGTGGCTTGGCAGCTCGAAGATGCGAAGGGTGTGCAAGTTTGGGTCGACGGCAAATCGCAAGCAATCGCCGACGGCAAATTTGCGCTCGACCTGAAGACCGGCCTGCACACGATCACACTCGCCGTCGATCGTGATACCCATCAATCGCCGGTTAAGTTGTCGCTAGTAGAAGGTGCTGCGTCGACGGCGAAGGTACAATTGGTAGGTGGGAAATAG